tttaaataccggTAAATTGTATGATGCGGGATGTTCTGTGATTATTGAGTCCATTGGAGTCACTTTGAAGATTTATTTTTAAGCAACGATTCTTATTGGCAGAGATTTCCCTCCTTGGAATGAAGTACCTGGACAAGCAGATAGAAAATGCTATCAGTGGggtgaaggagatgaagacagtgATGGAGAGGTCTGGAGAGGACCATGAGAAGTTCCTGAGTGCCCTGGAGAAAACTACAAGGCAAAAAGAGGTAGTGTATTTGAgcatcatactgtacatgttgagCTGTGGTCACTATATTGGCCCCCCAAAAAAGTCAGTGATCAACCTGTACATTTTGTATGCAATTTATCACCTTATTCAGGTTCCTGGATGATTACAGTAGTTCCCAGCCACTGAYCCTGTTGCTGTGCTTGTTTGTCAGGATGCTCTGAAGGCAGCTCAGGAGATGGAGACGAAGCTGAGTGAGGAGCAGGAGGTGTGTAATGGCACCATGCAGTCTCTGTGGGAGGAGTGCAAGCCCTGCCTGAAGAACACCTGTATCAAGTACTACTCCAGGACCTGCAGCAGTGGCGCTGGACTAGTTGGCAGACAGGTACCGCCTCAACTACACTACTCAACTATCATCAATCAATCTCCACATTGGTTTGCAATTGTAGCTCAAATATGTTTTGTGAGCAAGACTTACACAGGGACATGCAGTACAGCTGATCAATGTSCTTAAGCTATTGTTATACAATCCTTCCAAATAAAATAGGTTATTGTTGTACTAGCCGCTTTCTCCTGTTTTCTCTCAGCTGGAAGAGGTTCTGAACAGGACCTCTCCATTCTCCATCTGGATCAATGGGGAGAACATGGATGTTCTGGAGCGAGAGGACCAGGAGCAGAGCTGGAGGTTCCAGAACCTGGAGGAGCGCTACTCCAACGTGGCCGATGGGGTGGACAGCATCTTCATTGACAGCATGAGGGTGTTTGACCACATGCGCTCCCTCAACCCTCCCATGTTCCCCAGCCCCTACCGCATGCCCAGCATCTGGGGTCAGGGTGAGAGGGccaatgagagagcagagagggcaaAGGCGGGCGAGGTGCATTCCCGTGTGGTCAGGTCCCCTTTGAAGGACCCAGACTTCCATGGGTTCCACAACATGTTCGCTCCCATGATGGACATGGCCTGGAATATCTTTGGCTCCATGGGGCCTTTCATGGACGCAGATGCTAACTTTGACATCAACCCCTCAGAGGGTATGCCTCAGTCCTAATTAAACAACTGTTATTAGACCATAATATGATGTGAAGAGTCACATAAAATTACCTTTGGGTCTTTTTTTCCACAGAGGGGAGTGTGAATGAGGATGTTGTTGTGACAAAGCCTTCCGGTATGACCTGCAGAGAGATACGTCGCAATTCTGCTGGCTGCATTAAACTGCGAGGAGAGTGTGAAAAATGTGTAGCGATCCAGGATATTGGTAAAGCCCTTCAGATTTGTCTTTTCTCTTTTGCAACATTCACATAACCAAAGTGCTTCATAACTCAGAGGTCAGAACAGGTCTGAACAAAATCAAGCAGGATTATCCTTGGCACTGACATCACAGGGAGTAGCATTCATCATGCAACATGCAATGGCTTGTACACCTACATTTTCAAGTCTCTATGATACCACAAAGCCATGCCTTGGCTGAGTCAAGTATAATAAGTTGCTATCACATCACACCAGAAGTTGCTGACATAGGGCTAAAGGGACACCAGCAACCCTGTTAACTATATAGTTGTGTATTACATGAAGTGATGTTCTCTCGTCCAGACTGCTCTGGGAAGAAGCCTCTGACTGGTCCTCTGAAGGAGGAGCTGGAGCAGGCCCTGGCCATGGCTGAGAAGTTCACCCAGGAGTACAACAAGCAGCTGAGGAGGTTTGAGGAGCAGATGTCTAACACATCCAGCCTGCTAGACCTGTTCAGCAAGCAGTTTGGCTGGGTGTCTGCCCTGGCCAACAATACCGACACCAAGGATGGAATCTTCAAGATCGAAACAGTGAGACTCCATAGTCTGCATGGGGTTTCTATTGCTAAAGTATCTTACATCGTACCAATTTCTTTCTATCATGGTATTATGAAtagacgtacagttgaagtcggaagtttacatacaccttagccaaatacatttaaactcagtctttcacatttcctgacatttaatcctagtaaacattccctgtcttaggtcagttaggatcagcacttttattttaagaatgtgaaatgtcagaataatagtagagagaatgatttatttcagctttaatttctttcatcacattcccagtgggtcagaagttaacatacactcaattagtatttggtggcattgcctttaaattgtttaacttgggtcaaacgtttcaggtagccttccacaagcttcccacaataagttgggtgaaatttggcccattcctcctgacagaact
Above is a genomic segment from Salvelinus sp. IW2-2015 linkage group LG28, ASM291031v2, whole genome shotgun sequence containing:
- the LOC111954193 gene encoding clusterin; its protein translation is MMKVFGSIVGLALLLVSAQCLLPPSKDDLSQISLLGMKYLDKQIENAISGVKEMKTVMERSGEDHEKFLSALEKTTRQKEDALKAAQEMETKLSEEQEVCNGTMQSLWEECKPCLKNTCIKYYSRTCSSGAGLVGRQLEEVLNRTSPFSIWINGENMDVLEREDQEQSWRFQNLEERYSNVADGVDSIFIDSMRVFDHMRSLNPPMFPSPYRMPSIWGQGERANERAERAKAGEVHSRVVRSPLKDPDFHGFHNMFAPMMDMAWNIFGSMGPFMDADANFDINPSEEGSVNEDVVVTKPSGMTCREIRRNSAGCIKLRGECEKCVAIQDIDCSGKKPLTGPLKEELEQALAMAEKFTQEYNKQLRRFEEQMSNTSSLLDLFSKQFGWVSALANNTDTKDGIFKIETVMSKDTEDPEKPGDTNVSVQLFNTPAMTFSVPGDITWNDPKFSEVVAQEALDRYKQTTVVVK